The DNA segment CGCAGCACGGGCAGACCCGCTCCTCTTCCGGCAGGCGGTGCTCTACTACTTCTACCGGCAGCTCTTCCAGGTTCATCTCCCGGCGGCCGCGCGTTTTACGGCGCTGGTAGGTGATGGTCTCCAAATCAGGTTCAACTGCTTCCGGCCGGGCTTCCACTTCTGCCTCATTAAAAAGCAAAAGCTGCTCTTGTAGTGCGCAAGTCCGCTCGCTGGAAGAACCGAATTGCCGCTTTTTACTTAAACGGAACTGCTCCATAAACCAATTTAACTTGGCGGTAAGTTCGGCATTTTGTTGTTCCAACTGTCTACACTGTTCTTCCAGCTGCAGGCAGCGGCTTTGCAGCTCTTCTATGGTCATGGCAGCTATAGATTGAGCAGTGTTCATGCTTTAATGATTCGCCGCAGAGCGCCGAATTCCTCTAGAATCAACCAGGAACTGAAAATATTTCTTTCTGGTGCTTTATATTACAAAATGGTGCGCGCCTTTACCTCGGGATGGTCTTTGGGCTGGTTCAGGGGAAGGCCGTCAAGCAGCCAGCGCAGCTCCCGGCGGCTTATGGTGATGGTGGAAGAAGTATTTCCCACAGGCCATATGAATTTGCCCTTCTCCA comes from the Thermanaeromonas sp. C210 genome and includes:
- a CDS encoding transposase, with translation MNTAQSIAAMTIEELQSRCLQLEEQCRQLEQQNAELTAKLNWFMEQFRLSKKRQFGSSSERTCALQEQLLLFNEAEVEARPEAVEPDLETITYQRRKTRGRREMNLEELPVEVVEHRLPEEERVCPCC